The following coding sequences are from one Treponema parvum window:
- a CDS encoding glucose-6-phosphate isomerase has translation MEYNNLDATQSFGKLKSLKPFNIKTGLTKERIKKYIAKQGGGLTYSYAALPVDEKILSVLQQLSEEQEVIEKYKSLLKGDIINTGEGRSVLHQLARGQVLSEKVIIDGKDKAKFYLDELKKIKDFSEDVRSGKIRGSTGKAFDTVCQIGIGGSDLGPRALYIALKGYCSEAGIKQLNAEFISNVDPDDAAEVMSRVNIETTLFVLVSKSGTTLETLTNQMFVINSMKNKNIPGFDAKKHIVAVTSDTSPLASSPDFIKAFFMDDFIGGRYSASSAVGGVILSVAFGYEVFSKILEGAHEADVLALEKDITENASLLDALISIYLRNILDLPVTAILPYSQALLRFPAHLQQLAMESNGKHVNRDGKPIGYSTEPIIFGEPGTNGQHSFYQLLHQGTNICPIKFVGFKESQRKTDIEIKGSFSQTKLLANLSAQIVAFARGKDDNNANKQFEGGRFSSLLFADRLTPKTLGALLAHFENEIMFEGFLWNINSFDQEGVQLGKTLATKVLNGCEGDEVLKAYSDLL, from the coding sequence ATGGAATATAACAATCTTGACGCGACGCAGTCTTTCGGCAAACTTAAAAGTTTAAAACCGTTCAATATAAAAACGGGTCTTACAAAAGAACGGATAAAAAAATATATCGCAAAACAGGGCGGCGGATTAACATATTCCTATGCGGCCCTGCCGGTGGACGAAAAGATCTTATCCGTATTGCAGCAGTTAAGTGAAGAACAGGAAGTTATTGAAAAATATAAAAGCCTTTTAAAAGGGGATATCATCAATACCGGCGAAGGACGCAGCGTTCTGCACCAATTGGCAAGAGGGCAAGTCCTTTCCGAAAAGGTGATCATTGACGGTAAAGATAAGGCAAAATTTTATCTTGACGAACTTAAAAAAATCAAAGATTTTTCCGAAGACGTCCGAAGCGGTAAGATAAGGGGCTCCACGGGAAAAGCGTTTGATACCGTATGTCAGATAGGAATAGGCGGTTCCGATCTTGGGCCGAGGGCGCTCTACATCGCATTAAAAGGGTATTGCAGCGAAGCCGGAATAAAGCAGTTGAACGCTGAATTTATCAGCAACGTAGATCCCGACGACGCTGCGGAAGTTATGTCCCGCGTAAACATTGAAACAACTTTGTTCGTCCTTGTTTCAAAAAGCGGAACCACCTTGGAAACGCTTACAAACCAAATGTTCGTCATCAACTCGATGAAAAATAAAAATATCCCGGGTTTCGACGCAAAAAAACACATTGTGGCAGTAACCAGCGACACAAGTCCGCTCGCGTCTTCTCCGGACTTTATAAAAGCTTTTTTTATGGACGATTTTATAGGCGGACGCTACAGTGCGTCCAGTGCGGTAGGCGGCGTAATTCTCTCCGTCGCTTTCGGATATGAAGTTTTCAGCAAAATCCTTGAAGGCGCTCATGAAGCGGATGTTCTTGCCCTTGAAAAAGACATCACTGAAAACGCAAGTCTTTTGGACGCTCTTATAAGCATATATCTGCGCAACATACTCGATCTTCCCGTTACGGCGATCCTGCCTTATTCTCAGGCGCTGCTCCGCTTTCCCGCGCACTTGCAGCAGCTTGCCATGGAAAGCAACGGAAAGCACGTCAACCGAGACGGAAAGCCCATAGGCTATTCGACAGAGCCCATCATCTTCGGAGAGCCCGGAACAAACGGACAGCATTCTTTTTATCAGCTGCTTCACCAGGGCACGAATATATGTCCGATAAAATTTGTAGGATTTAAAGAGTCGCAGCGCAAAACGGATATTGAAATAAAGGGTTCTTTCAGCCAAACCAAGCTTCTTGCAAACCTGAGCGCCCAGATAGTGGCGTTTGCCCGCGGAAAGGACGATAACAACGCGAATAAACAGTTTGAAGGCGGACGTTTTTCATCATTGCTTTTTGCCGATCGGCTTACGCCCAAAACTTTGGGTGCGCTTCTTGCCCACTTTGAAAATGAAATAATGTTTGAAGGATTTTTGTGGAACATAAATTCTTTTGACCAGGAAGGAGTTCAGTTGGGCAAAACTTTGGCGACAAAGGTTTTAAACGGCTGTGAAGGCGATGAGGTTTTAAAAGCCTATTCGGATCTTCTTTGA
- a CDS encoding leucine-rich repeat domain-containing protein — translation MNKKQNTQVVVPAALVCMLLAAVLLGCSNPAGGTSGGGSPNVSAEKEITLTLDLQGGTTTTPLEDGADGKKLLKGRSRSSVAIIGPVKSGYTLTGWNPELPEAFPAEDPAQIYTAQWQENTPVNFSDLNNYLQTAQPAADGIYYIDLTITDQNLNDGLLKNILTNASNKDKKVALTLKGVTSIGQEAFRECKGLTSVTIPAGVTSIGNLAFLECAGLTSVVIPDSVTSIGSGAFSNCTALTSVTIPGSVTSIGNSAFVVCTGLTQLIVSPENMTYRSESNIIYTKDMKTLLYAAGSLSNVTIPDSVTSIWDRAFAFCSGFTSVAIPNSVTSIGSGAFSYCRDLTSVSIPDSVTSIGKDVFEGCTALTSIMIPGSVMSIPEDAFLYCAALTSVTIQNGVISIEEGAFSACKALTSVTIPDSVTSIGERAFSYCEALTSVTIPNSVTSIESAAFGNCSALTSITMPDSVTSIGSNAFWGCYSLKGTLALPPNLRTIGSKAFKNCNKVERFDFTACTKLTEIANDAFEGCGTAVKYKVTAASGLKGKLRIIGIPEGQIEEI, via the coding sequence ATGAATAAAAAACAAAATACACAGGTCGTTGTACCGGCGGCGCTTGTATGTATGCTGCTTGCTGCCGTATTGCTAGGCTGTTCGAACCCTGCGGGCGGAACATCGGGCGGCGGTTCACCTAATGTGTCTGCCGAAAAAGAAATTACGCTGACGCTCGATTTGCAAGGTGGAACGACAACAACGCCGCTTGAAGACGGCGCTGACGGAAAAAAACTGCTGAAAGGCAGGTCGAGGTCTTCCGTTGCTATCATCGGGCCTGTAAAGTCCGGTTATACCCTTACCGGCTGGAATCCCGAACTTCCTGAAGCCTTTCCTGCAGAAGATCCTGCGCAGATCTACACAGCGCAGTGGCAGGAGAACACACCGGTTAATTTTTCCGATTTGAATAACTACCTTCAAACCGCTCAGCCTGCAGCGGACGGTATATACTATATCGATCTCACCATTACGGATCAAAATTTAAATGACGGTTTGCTTAAAAACATACTGACAAATGCTTCTAACAAAGATAAAAAAGTTGCCCTTACTTTAAAAGGCGTTACGTCCATCGGTCAGGAAGCTTTTAGAGAATGCAAAGGGCTTACTAGTGTTACGATACCGGCCGGCGTTACATCCATCGGAAATCTCGCTTTTTTAGAATGCGCAGGACTTACAAGCGTTGTCATACCGGACAGCGTTACGTCCATAGGAAGCGGCGCCTTTTCCAACTGTACGGCTCTTACTAGCGTTACCATACCTGGCAGCGTTACGTCCATAGGAAATAGTGCTTTTGTAGTCTGTACAGGGCTTACGCAGCTTATCGTAAGTCCTGAAAATATGACCTATCGCAGCGAAAGCAATATCATATATACAAAAGATATGAAAACGCTCCTGTATGCGGCAGGCTCTCTTTCAAACGTTACGATACCGGACAGCGTTACGTCCATTTGGGATCGCGCTTTTGCTTTCTGCTCGGGGTTTACGAGTGTTGCCATACCGAATAGCGTTACGTCCATAGGAAGCGGCGCCTTTTCATATTGCAGGGATCTTACGAGCGTTAGTATACCGGACAGCGTTACATCCATAGGAAAGGATGTTTTTGAGGGCTGCACGGCTCTTACTAGTATTATGATACCTGGCAGCGTTATGTCCATCCCCGAAGATGCCTTTCTCTACTGTGCGGCTCTTACGAGTGTTACCATACAGAACGGTGTTATATCCATCGAAGAAGGCGCTTTTTCAGCGTGTAAGGCTCTTACGAGCGTTACGATACCGGACAGCGTTACGTCCATAGGAGAACGCGCTTTTTCATACTGTGAGGCTCTTACGAGCGTTACGATACCGAATAGCGTTACGTCCATCGAAAGCGCCGCATTTGGGAACTGCTCGGCTCTTACAAGCATTACGATGCCGGACAGTGTTACATCTATCGGCAGTAATGCTTTTTGGGGCTGTTACAGCCTAAAGGGAACGCTTGCCTTGCCTCCAAACCTGAGAACAATCGGCAGCAAAGCTTTTAAAAACTGCAATAAGGTAGAGCGGTTTGATTTTACGGCATGCACGAAGCTTACCGAAATTGCAAATGACGCTTTCGAAGGCTGCGGAACTGCGGTAAAGTATAAGGTTACGGCGGCAAGCGGCTTAAAGGGGAAGCTTCGTATCATAGGTATTCCGGAAGGGCAAATAGAGGAAATATAA